The genomic region GAGAAATTATTTTTCCAAATCATTCCGGACATTTTAAAGCAATCGGTATTTTCGATTAAAAACCACGATATTGAGGCTGTTGTCCAATTGGCGGATCAGCAGGAAGTGATTCGTGAAAAGATGAAAGAGAATAATTGGATTGCCTTTGTTGCGGATGGGGCGATTTTGCCTCGTGAAAGCGGCATTAGCAATCGCCCGTTGAAGAAGGCTGTACCGTTTCAGAGTCCTGAGGAAAATCGGGTTTCCATTGAATTGCCCCATCGTGATGAACCATTAACAGGAATGGCCCTGAAGCAGGGGATTACGGTCATTGTTGGTGGTGGCTATCATGGAAAAAGTACGCTGCTTACAGCCATTGAACGTGGCGTTTATCATCATATCAAGGGAGATGGGCGTGAATATGTTCTGACCGATTCAAATGCAGTGAAGGTTAGAGCTGAGGATGGTCGTAAGGTAACCAATGTGAACATCTCACCTTTTATTAATAACCTTCCTCATGGTGAAGATACGATGGACTTCAGCACGGAAAATGCCAGTGGAAGTACATCACAGGCGACAAATGTGATGGAGGCTCTTGAAGCAGGGGCTTCCACTCTCTTAATTGATGAGGATACGAGTGCAACCAATTTCATGATTCGTGATCAGCGGATGCAGGAGCTGGTTGTGAAGGAAAAAGAGCCAATTACACCGTTTATTGATAAAATCAGTCAGCTCCGGGATGAGCTTAACGTTTCTACCGTTCTCGTGATGGGTGGTTCCGGGGACTATTTTGATGCTGCGGATCAGGTGATTATGCTTGATGAGTATATCCCGCATAATGTGACCCAAAAAGCGAAGGGCATTGCAAGTCAGTTTCCAAGTGAACGAAAGCATGAAGATGAGTCATTTGGAACGATTTCAGACCGGGTCTTATTACCTGAAAGTTTAGATAGTCGTAAAGGGAAAAAGTCCAAAGTACAGGCAAAAGGTCTTGATAAAATTTTAATGGGTAAGGTAGATATTGATCTCCAGCAAGTTGAACAGCTGGTAGACGTCTCCCAGACCCGTATGATTGCACAGATTCTGCATCACTTAGAACAAAAAGGCTGGCTGAAACAGAAAAAATCATTGAGTGAGCTGCTGGATGAAATTGAAAAGCAAATGGACACAAGAGGACTTCCTTCATTTACCCCAAGACCTAATGAACATCCAGGAGAGCTCGCAAGACCAAGAAGATTTGAAATAGCCGCCACACTCAATCGATTACGTACAGCCAAGGGACTGTCCCCACATGCTTTAAAGCGCTAAAGGGAAAGGAGGGGAATGGTTTGTTTGATGAATTGAAACAGGATGTGATTGAACAGAGCAGGGTGATTGGGATTGATAAAATCGGCTTTGCTTCGGTTGATGTATTTTCCATCCTTAAGGAACGTCTGAAGCAGCAGCAGGAAAATCAATACCAGTCCGGCTTTGAAAAGGGCACCATTGAGGAGAGAACCACCCCTCGTAACTTAATGCCTGAAGCCCAGTCGATCATTTCGATTGCGCTGGCCTATCCTTCCAAACTGGAGAACGCTCCCCGCAGCACGAAAGGAGATCGGCGCGGACAGTTCTGCCGGGCCTCATGGGGAACGGACTATCACGATATTTTAAGGGACCGGCTTGAACAGCTGGGGCAGTTTTTAAAAGAAAAACATCCAGATGCCGAGTATAAAATTATGGTGGATACCGGGGAGTTGGCCGATAAAGAGGTTGCTGCACGGGCAGGACTCGGGTTTACCGGGAAAAATACAGTTCTGATTACCCCTGAATTTGGTTCCTACGTTTATCTAGGTGAAATAATCACGAACATTCCGTTTGAGCCGGATCAACCCCTGGAAGAGGACTGTGGCGATTGCAACCTCTGTGTAGATACCTGTCCCACGGGAGCCTTGATTCAGGGTGGACAGCTGAATGCTCAGAAATGTATCGCCTTTTTAACACAGACAAAGGATTATCTGCCTGACGAATACCGGGCTAAAATTGGGAACCGCCTATATGGATGTGATACGTGTCAGGTCGTCTGCCCGAAAAATAAGGGGAAGAACTTCCACTTCCATAAAGAAATGGAACCGGACCCTGAGGTGGTTAAACCTCGTCTTAAACCACTATTACGTATTTCAAATCGGGAGTTTAAAGAAACATTTGGACCGATGGCAGGCTCATGGCGGGGGAAAAAGCCCATTCAACGTAATGCCATTATCGCTTTGGCAAATTATAAGGATCAGACAGCGGTTGATGAACTCATTCATGTCATGAAGCATGACCCACGGCCAATGATTCGTGGTACCGCAGCCTGGGCTTTAGGAAAAATAGGCTCTGAGGCTGGAAGGTTAGCCATTCAGGAAGCTCAGGAAAAAGAATCCGATGAATCGGCATTAGCCGAAATGGAAAAAGGGCTGGACTATTTCGCATCCCCGCAAAGCTGAGAATAAATGATGGCCGCATGTGCACATGCGGCCATTTTTAAAATTTTCTTAAATGAGAATAGAAGCTGTTTGTCGAATCCTTTAAATGATATTTATTTTTTCCATTAAGCTCTTACAAATTTAAAGGGGGGATATGATGAACAAACAATTCCTGTTTTATGATGAAATCCAAACGAATCTGGGTCCTGTCACATTGATGATGAAGGATGAGTCATTGCTGGCGATACAGTACGGGAAGCTCAATCAGTTGAGGGAGCCTTTTCAGAAGTGGCTCGGCAGGCATTTTGACCAGCCTGTTTTTGAACGTAACCCAGCAAAGCTTTTGGAGGTAACACAGCAGCTTGAAGAGTATTTCAATGGAACACGCACACAATTTGAACTTTCCTATGAAATATACGGTACTCCATTCCAAAAACAAATCTGGCAGGCTTTGAGTGAAATTCCGTATGGAGAAGTTCGTACATATAAAGAAATAGCCCAGCTTGTTCAATCCCCTAAAGCACAGCGAGCGGTAGGCGGTGCTGTTAATCGGAATCCTCTGCCCATTTTCCTTCCCTGCCATAGAGTCGTGGGCAGTAATGGGACCATGACAGGATATGCAGGCGGACTCGGGAAAAAGGAATTTTTGCTTCATTTGGAAGGATGTTCAGTCGAATCACAGTAGTCTTATTCAGGTTTCATGCTTCTCCTTTTCGTTACATACATTGAAACGGAAGGGAGGCTTTTTTTGTGGTCGATTCTTTTCTTCAAAATGAGTGGGAGCAAATTATTCGGGAAAACAAGGATTTCGAATGGTGGAGAAAAAAAATAGAGGCTTTCAGAAGGAGGGGAGTTCAAGTCCTGCAGGTTACAGGTGAGGGACGTCCCTATCATCAGATGAACCGGAATCATCGCCGTGAAATTCAATATCATCTCCATTTGTCTTATTTACTTAAGCAACATGGCAAAACATATCTGGAAGAAGAAATCATTCCTGGAAGTCTCCATTTTAATGGTGAAGCATTAGCCCGACACGAAATTAGTCAGGCCGCAACCGATCATCATATGGAGCCAATCGTTCCTTCTTTTGAATCGGATCCGAAATCAGAACAGCGATACTTTTCCTATGACCGCAGAGCCGCTGTCCGCTATGCGGAGCGCTGGTGGAATGACTATAATCCGGACTATCAAAAGTTTGAGGTGGATTGTACGAATTACATCTCCCAGTGTCTGCGTGCTGGAGGGGCCCCGATGTGGGGGTCACCCAATCGTTCAAGGGGCTGGTGGTACACAGGGAACAACTGGAGCTACAGCTGGTCGGTTGCCCATGCTTTTCGCTGGTATTTAAGCGGTTCAAATCAGGGATTAACGGCAACAGAGATGGAAAATGCCACGGATCTTATGCCTGGTGATGTCATTTGCTACGATTTTGAGGGGGATGGGAAATGGAACCACACAACCATTGTTGTAGCCAAAGACGGCAATGGGGAGCCCCTCGTGAATGCCCATACAGCCAATAGCCGTAATCGGTACTGGCGTTATGAAGACTCGCCCGCCTGGACGCCGAAATGTCAGTACAAGTTTTTCCGTATAGGGGAGTAACCTATGATATAATAGCTACTGTATGAAGCAATAACAGAGGTGATAAATGTTGGGAATACATGTCGTCTTATATCAGCCAGAAATCCCAGCTAATACAGGGAATATTTCACGTACCTGCCTGGGCACGAATACCACTTTACATCTGATCCGACCTCTTGGATTTTCAACAGATGATAAGATGGTTCGTCGTGCAGGGCTGGACTATTGGTACAATGTTGATATCAAGTACTATGATTCCATTGATGAGCTATATAACAAGTATCCGGATGGAACCTATTATTATATAGAAAACTTTGGAACGAAATACTATACTGATTTTGATTACAGCAACCAGGATGAGGATATTTTTTTTGTTTTTGGTAAAGAATCTTCCGGGATTCCCAAAGATCTGCTTGAGGGAAAAGAGGATCACTGTCTTCGTATTCATATGAATGATCAGATACGCTCCCTCAATCTCTCAAATACAGCAGCCATTATTATTTTTGAGGCTCTCCGTCAGCAGGGATTTCCGAATATGAACTAAAAAAAGCCGCCATCCAATAAGGTGGGTGGCGACTGACAATCCTTTTAATTTTTGGAATCATAGCCAGCTGTGAAAATAGAAGTAAGGAAAGCAACAGCGACTCCTAAGATAAGTACAATCTTCATGAAGATTCCTCCTTTTTAGCATCGACATCTCGTATGTAAATGTAAGCTATTTCTTATTATACCAAATTATACGTGTTTTTAAATATCCTTTCTTAACCTGCAAAGAACATTCATGATTTGATCACAAAATTCCTTTTATTAGAAACTGAAAATGTACACCATGTTTACCATTTTACATAAATTTTATAAGTGGAGGTGTTCCTAATGAATGTTGTCGTGATTGGAGCAGGAGCAGTAGGGGGCTATTTTGGCGGAAAGCTTGCCAAAAATGGGGAATCTGTTTATTTTTTAGTCCGCTCCAAAAGGTATGAACAGCTGACACAGCGGGGGTTGAACATTAAAAGTGTTCATGGTGACTTTTCCTTTAAGCCTAATCTCATAAGGGAGCCAGAGGAAATAGCCAATCCTGATTTAGTCATAATCGGGTTAAAGAATTATCATCTTGAAGGTGCAATGCCGCAAATTGAAAAACTTGTTGAGCAGGGGGCTAAATTACTGCCATTATTAAATGGAGTGGAGCATCTGGACGTACTTACTGAAAAGTTCGGCAGAGAAAAGGTGCTGGGTGGACTTTGTTACATAGAATCAACGTTAAATGACAAAGGGGATATTATTCAGAAAAGTCCCATTCAGGAAATTATTTTTGGCCCTTTAATAGCACAGGATCCTGCATTCCTCAAGAAAATTGAGAGGATGATGATGGATGCTGAGTTACAAGTGACGTATACGGATGATATCTTGGAAGAAGTGTGGAAAAAGTTTATTTTTATCACCTCGTTAAGCGGGATCACATCAGCTGTTCGGGCACCAATTGGAGTAGCCCTTGATGATGAGGTGACACAGAAATTTTTACGAAGTCTTATAACAGAAGTTTATGAAATTTCCCGAGTAAGAAAAATTGGATTACCAGACGATACCGTTGATACTGTGCTGGAAAAGTTAGAAATAATCTCGCCGGAATTAACCTCATCCATGCATAGGGATTTGCAAAAAGGACTCCCGATGGAATTAGATAGTATGCATGGATATCTGTTAGAACAGGGAGAAAAGTATCAATTAAATCTCCCTTGTTTAAGAGCTGTTTATGCATTACTGCACCCCTATAAAAACGGTCGGAATTGAGTTGCTGCGGCAGCTCTTTTTTTATACACCCTCCTCCTTAATCACCTTCCCCCCTATTCTATGAGAGGCCAAAAGCGGACCTGTTCACGTATTTGGCTTTTGTGTGCGAGGCTAACGATCCCTTCTGCTTTTTCCATATCTCTTGACATTCTTTTCTGCAGGTTTTATACTTTAGTTCGAATTAAAGATAAATGAATTAATAACAATTGAATGTGAGAGATGGATAGAAGAGATAGAAGCTTTGATATAAATAGATTTTTAATAAATGGAAATAATAGTTTGGAATTCATTATGGAATGGAGCGGGCGTTATGGCAAAGGCTACAAAGGGAGTTCATCATATTACGGCAATTGCCGGTGATCCTCAGGAAAATATGGATTTCTATGCAGGAATTTTAGGCTTAAGGTTTGTGAAAAAAACAGTTAATTTCGATGATCCTGGAACCTATCACTTTTATTTTGGTGATGAAAATGGATCACCTGGAACGATTATGACATTTTTTCCGGTACAGGATGCCCTTAAAGGCAGAGTTGGCAGTGGCCAGGTGGGAGTGACATCATTCGTTGTGCCACTTGATTCTCTGTCTTTTTGGGAAAAACGGCTAGCTAAATTTGATATCGATGTAAAGAAATCAGATCGGTTTGGAGAGCGTTCTTTGGAATTTGAAGATGTTCATGGTCTTCGTTTAGAACTTGTAGAGCGTGAGAAAGGTCCAGTGAACGATTGGAGTTTTGGCGAAGTGACTCCGGATGTTGCCATTAAGGGATTTGGAGGGGCCACACTTTATTCCCGTGAGCCTGGGAAAACGGCAGAACTGTTAACTGAATTAATGGGGCTGGAAAAGACAGGTGAGGAAGAAGATATCATTCGCCTGCAAGCTTATGGTGATATAGGGAATGTGATTGATATAAAACAATCAGCGGTTATTAGAGGTTTGCAAGGAGCAGGGACCATCCATCATATTGCTTTTCGGACGGATGATGACGATGACCAGCTGGAATGGCAGTCCCTTTTGCAGGAAAATGGCTATCAGGTAACCCCTGTCCAGGATCGTAATTATTTTAATTCTGTGTATTTTCGTGAGCATGGTCATATTTTATTTGAAATAGCCACTGATTCTCCTGGATTTATGATTGATGAGGGCAAGGAACAGTTAGGGGAATCCTTGCGCCTGCCTGAATGGTATGAACCTCATCGGGAACGTATTGAGAATATTTTATTACCAGTAGATGTCCGAGAGCTTGATTAATGAAGAGGAGGATTACTTTTGAAACATATTTTTAATAAAGGATCAAATCCAGAGAAACCAACTTTTTTACTACTTCACGGAACCGGTGGAACCGAGCAGGATTTATTACCGCTGGCCGGTATGATTGACGATGATGCATCGGTGCTGAGTGTACGCGGGAATGTTTCCGAGAATGGAATGCCAAGATTTTTCCGTCGATTAGCGGAAGGTGTATTTGATGAGGAGGATCTTATCAATCGTACAAAAGAGCTGCATGAGTTTTTAGATGAAGCCGCTGAAAAATATAATTTTGATCGAAATAATGTTGTAGCTATAGGCTATTCCAATGGTGCGAATATTGCCGGCAGTCTACTATTCCATTATCAACATTCGTTAAGAGGTGCTATGCTGCATCATCCAATGGTGCCGAGAAAAGGTATTGAACTGCCGGATTTAACTGAGGTTCCTGTGTTTATTGGGGCTGGGAGTAATGATCCCATTTGTTCTCCCGAAGAATCCAATGAGCTTCAGTCTCTTTTAGAAAAGGCAGGGGCTGATGTGGAACTGCACTGGGAGGATTATGGACACCAGTTGACCAGGGGTGAAGTGGAAAAAGCAGCAGAGTGGTATAGAAAACACTTTAATTAATCCAGTATAAAAAAATTTTGGTCTAATTTAAGGAGGTGGTTCCGGAAATTAGATTAAATCTGAAAGAAAGGTGTTTAAATGATGGGATTTTTCAGCAGACTATTTAATAAATCAGAACAAAAGGAGTCGAGTCAAATGGCAGATGTAAATTTAGCAGTTATTTATTACAGTTCAACCGGAATTAATTATCAGATGGCTAAATGGGCTGAAGAAGCAGGAAAAGAGGCAGGTGCAAACGTAAAAGTTGTCAAAGTTCCTGAGCTTGCTCCTGAGGAAGCGATTGCGTCCAACCCGGCCTGGAAGGAGCACTATGAGGCTACAAAGGACGTACCAGAAGCAACTTCAGATGATATCGAGTGGGCAGATGCTATGCTATTTAGTATGCCTACACGATTTGGTAACCTTCCTGCTCAAATGAAGCAATTCCTTGATAGTCAAGGTGGTCTATGGGCAAATGGTAAAACGGTGAATAAAGTTGTAAGTGGGATGACTTCTGCACAAAATCCACATGGTGGCCAGGAAGCAACTGTCCAGTCCCTTTATACATCTATGGCACACTGGGGAGCGATTATTGTACCTCCAGGATATTCTGATCAATCCATTTTTGCTGGTGGCGGAAACCCTTATGGTACAAGTGCTACACAAGGTGAAGACGGTAAAATCGCTGGAGACGGAGTAGAAGGCGCTGTTAAGCATCAGGCGAAGCGACTTGTAGATGTGGCTACCCTGGTGAAAAACGGCCAGTAATAACCTATACTTAATTAAAAAAGAGCTGACCCCATGGGTTAGCTCTTTTTTACGGCCATAAATTCCTGATAAGTTCAACTAACCATCAGTGGAGAGTGAAGAACCCTGCTGATGGAAGTTTCACTTTATAATTCATGATTTGCTCGTCCTCGACATATATTTGTAAAAATCGTACAAAACATCGTAAATGGACTTCACTAAATAGGAGGGCGATGCATGAGCATCTTAAACAAAATTGAGGAGCATCGGAAAGAAGAGGAAGAGCTTCAATGGGAAGGTACGTTTAAGGAATACCTGGAACTTTTAAAAGAAAAGCCTTATTTAGCACAGTCTGCACATTCAAGAATTTATCAGATGATCAAAGAGGCAGGCATTGAAGAAAAGGATGGGCATAACGAATACAAGTTTTTTAGTGATGAGCTTTTTGGACTGGAGGAAGCGCTGGAAAAGCTGGTCGAGGAATACTTCCATCCGGCTGCAGAACGGCTGGATGTCCGTAAGCGGATTTTATTATTAATGGGACCGGTAAGCGGCGGAAAGTCAACTATCGTTTCATTGCTTAAAAGAGGCCTGGAGCGTTTTTCCTATACGGATTACGGTGCTGTATATGCCATTAAAGGCTGTCCCATGCATGAAGATCCTTTGCACCTGATTCCTCAGCATTTACGGGATGATTTTTATGAGGAATACGGCATACGGATTGAGGGGAATTTATCTCCGCTCAACATGATGCGACTTGAAGAGGAATATGGAGGCCGGATTGAGGATGTGAAGGTGGAACGGGTCTTTTTATCTGAAAATAAACGCCGGGGTATTGGTACCTTCAGCCCGTCTGACCCGAAATCACAGGATATTGCAGACTTAACGGGTTCCATTGATTTCTCGACCATCGCTGAGTACGGGTCTGAATCAGATCCCCGTGCCTATCGTTTCGATGGGGAGTTAAATGTGGCCAACCGCGGTTTAATGGAGTTTCAGGAAATCTTAAAGTGTGATGAGAAGTTCCTATGGCACCTGTTATCTCTTACTCAGGAAGGGAACTTTAAGGCTGGACGCTTTGCTTTAATCAGTGCTGATGAACTGATTGTTGCCCATACGAATGAAGCAGAGTACCGTTCATTTATAGCAAATAAAAAGAATGAAGCTTTACATTCCCGGATGATTGTCATGCCGGTCCCATATAATCTGAAAGTCAGTGATGAAGAGCGAATTTATCAGAAAATGGTGAAGGAAAGTGATATGAAGAATGTCCATATTGCGCCACATACTTTAAAAATTACGGCCATTTTCACCATCCTGACACGGTTAAAGGAGTCAAACCGGCAGGACATTGATCTCCTAAAGAAGCTTTATTTATATGATGGGCAAAATGTAGAAGGTTTCAGCGAAGTGGATATTGATGAGTTTAAAAAGGAATTCCCGGATGAAGGAATGGAAGGCATTGATCCCCGTTTTATTATGAATCGGATTTCTTCTGCCATCATCAGAAAGGATACCAATTCCATTAATGCCCTGGATGTGCTGCGTTCATTAAAAGAGGGATTAGACGATCATCCTTCGATTACGAAAGAAGACAAAGAGCGTTATTTATCTTTTATTTCGGTTGCCCGAAAGGAATACGATGAGATTGCGAAAAATGAAGTGCAAAAGGCATTCGTCTACTCTTATGAAGAATCTGCGAAAACGCTGATGGATAATTATCTTGATAATGTTGAGGCCTATTGTAACAAAACGAAAATTAAAGATCCTCTGACTGGCGAAGAAATGCCGCCGGATGAAAAGCTGATGCGTTCTATTGAGGAGCAAATTGGTGTTTCTGAAAATGCCAAGCGCGGTTTCCGTGAAGAGATTTTAATCCGTATTTCAGCTTATGCCCGTAAAGGTAAACGTTTTGATTATCAGTCTCATGAAAGGCTGCGTGAAGCCATCCAAAAGAAATTGTTTGCTGATTTAAAGGATGTCGTCAAGATTACCACTTCAACCAAAACTCCTGATGAGCAGCAGTTGAAGAAAATCAATGAGGTGATTGCGACCCTTATTGATGAATATGGATATGATTCAACGTCGGCCAATGAATTGTTGCGCTATGTCGGCAGTCTTTTAAATCGCTAAGAAAAGCCGTTTCAATGGTGAATCCATTGGAACGGTTTTTTTATTTCAAGAATCAGTTTTTAATAGCGGGAATAAAACCCGGGACATAACCATAAGTATGTACAAACATTAAAGGTTCCGGAGTTTACTTAGGTCTAAAGACTTATTTATCTCTTGCATTCCTTTTTTCTCAAGACGAAACAAGCCTATATGTCATTTTAAGGGGCCTTCTGGAAAAAGTGTTTACAAAATATTAAGGGGGAGAATTTGAAATGAAAAAATTGGCTGTATTTTTAGTGGTAATGCTATCACTCGTAATGATGACAGCTTGTGGTACAGGTGATTCTTCAAGTAACGGAGATGGTGACTCAGGTAGTGGTTCAAATGGTGATTCAAAAGTTTATCAGGTTGCAACAGATGCCAACTTCCAGCCATTTGAATATAAGAATCCTGAAACAGGAGAAATGGAAGGGTTTGATATTGAATTACTCAATGCGATTGCAGAGGAAGCTGGATTTGAAGTCAACTATAACACCATGGAGTTTGATGGATTATTGGGTTCCATGCGTACTGGCAAGCATGACATTGGGATAGCTGGTATCTCCATTACTGAAGACCGCAAAGAGGAAATAGATTTCTCGGATAAATATTATGACTCTGGTTTAATTTTGGCTGTTCCTAAGGATTCTGAACTTGAATCCATAGAGGATATTGATGGCCACGCAGTAGGGGCACGTCAGGGATCCACAAGTGAAGACTATCTTAAAGAGAATACGAATGCAGATGTAAATTCGTTCCCTGAAATTGTTACAGCCTATCAGGATTTACAGGCTGGACGTCTGGATGCAGTGCTTTATGATTTACCGAATGTTCAATATTACATCAATCAAAATGCATCCGACGAATTGAAAACAGTAGGAGATGTTCTGCAGGGACAGCCTTATGGCATCGCTTTTCCAAAAGGATCTGACCTGGTTGAACCTGTTAACGAAGCATTAGCGACGATTAAGGAAAACGGGACCTATGCAGAAATCTATAAGAAATGGTTTGGTACGGAGCCGCCACAGGAATAAACATCTTTGATAAACCATATTGTATAGACCAATCAAGCGTAACAAGCACAGCTTGTTACGCTGTTTTTTAAATTAAGGGGGAGATTTTTAGAATGATAGATGCTATTATGGATACACCGTATATAAAATCCTTACCCTTTCTCTGGGAAGGTTTGCAATTCACTGTAGCCATTACTCTTATCGGGCTTTTTCTGGGTATGATATTAGGAGCTTTGGCCGGACTGGGGAAGCTATCCAAAATAAAGTTTATTCGAACTTTCTGGACGGTTTATATTGAAATAATCCGGGGAACGCCGATTATGGCACAGGCTTTATTTATCTATTTTGGTCTGGCAGAGTTGCAGCTGAATTCCTTTGCTACAGGTGTTATTGCTATTGCATTAAACGCGGGTGCCTACATTGGGGAAATTGTCCGCGGTGCAGTATATTCCATTGATAGTGGACAGACAGAGGCTGGGCGTTCTTTAGGGTTAACGGAGAGACAGACGATGCGCTATATTGTCTGGCCACAGGCGTTTAAGCGTATGATTCCTCCATTGGGAAATCAGTTTGTTATCAGCCTAAAGGATACATCGGTATTTTCCGTTATCGCTGTTCCTGATTTAATTTATCAGGGTCGGCAGTACTATAACGCTACCTTTGAGCAGTTTGAAACGCTTGTCATGGTCTGTATATTTTATCTTATTATAACGATTCCTGCCGCTCTTTATTTACGAAGAATAGAAAGGAAGATGGATGTCTAAATGATAACAGTAAAAGATTTGCATAAAGCGTTCGGTGATTTGGAAGTTTTAAAGGGAATTGATGCCCAGGTTGAAGAGAGTGAAGTGGTCTGTGTGATTGGCCCTTCAGGATCCGGGAAAAGTACCTTCTTGCGTTGTCTCAACCTCCTGGAGGATATTACCTCAGGTACAGTAACGATGGATGGAGATGAACTTACTGCAGCTGGTACCGATATAAATGCGCTTCGAACAAAAGTGGGGATGGTTTTCCAGCATTTCAATCTGTTTCCGCATAAAACAGTGCTGGAAAATGTGACGCTGGGCCCCATTAAGGTAAAAGGATTATCTGAAAAAGAGGCAGAAGAAACCGGACGGGTCCTGCTTGAAAAAGTTGGATTATCTGACAAAGCCCATGATTATCCGGACAGTCTTTCCGGCGGTCAAAAACAGCGTGTAGCCATCGCCCGTGCTCTTGCCATGGAGCCAAAAGTAATGCTTTTTGATGAGCCTACATCTGCTCTTGACCCTGAACTGGTAGGGGATGTCCTGCAGGTTATGAAGGATTTGGCAAAGGAAGGTATGACGATGGTCGTCGT from Virgibacillus sp. MSP4-1 harbors:
- a CDS encoding transporter substrate-binding domain-containing protein encodes the protein MKKLAVFLVVMLSLVMMTACGTGDSSSNGDGDSGSGSNGDSKVYQVATDANFQPFEYKNPETGEMEGFDIELLNAIAEEAGFEVNYNTMEFDGLLGSMRTGKHDIGIAGISITEDRKEEIDFSDKYYDSGLILAVPKDSELESIEDIDGHAVGARQGSTSEDYLKENTNADVNSFPEIVTAYQDLQAGRLDAVLYDLPNVQYYINQNASDELKTVGDVLQGQPYGIAFPKGSDLVEPVNEALATIKENGTYAEIYKKWFGTEPPQE
- a CDS encoding amino acid ABC transporter ATP-binding protein, translating into MITVKDLHKAFGDLEVLKGIDAQVEESEVVCVIGPSGSGKSTFLRCLNLLEDITSGTVTMDGDELTAAGTDINALRTKVGMVFQHFNLFPHKTVLENVTLGPIKVKGLSEKEAEETGRVLLEKVGLSDKAHDYPDSLSGGQKQRVAIARALAMEPKVMLFDEPTSALDPELVGDVLQVMKDLAKEGMTMVVVTHEMGFAREVGDRVIFMDEGIIQEEGNPEDIFDNPQNPRTQSFLSKIL
- a CDS encoding amino acid ABC transporter permease, yielding MIDAIMDTPYIKSLPFLWEGLQFTVAITLIGLFLGMILGALAGLGKLSKIKFIRTFWTVYIEIIRGTPIMAQALFIYFGLAELQLNSFATGVIAIALNAGAYIGEIVRGAVYSIDSGQTEAGRSLGLTERQTMRYIVWPQAFKRMIPPLGNQFVISLKDTSVFSVIAVPDLIYQGRQYYNATFEQFETLVMVCIFYLIITIPAALYLRRIERKMDV
- a CDS encoding PrkA family serine protein kinase, which encodes MSILNKIEEHRKEEEELQWEGTFKEYLELLKEKPYLAQSAHSRIYQMIKEAGIEEKDGHNEYKFFSDELFGLEEALEKLVEEYFHPAAERLDVRKRILLLMGPVSGGKSTIVSLLKRGLERFSYTDYGAVYAIKGCPMHEDPLHLIPQHLRDDFYEEYGIRIEGNLSPLNMMRLEEEYGGRIEDVKVERVFLSENKRRGIGTFSPSDPKSQDIADLTGSIDFSTIAEYGSESDPRAYRFDGELNVANRGLMEFQEILKCDEKFLWHLLSLTQEGNFKAGRFALISADELIVAHTNEAEYRSFIANKKNEALHSRMIVMPVPYNLKVSDEERIYQKMVKESDMKNVHIAPHTLKITAIFTILTRLKESNRQDIDLLKKLYLYDGQNVEGFSEVDIDEFKKEFPDEGMEGIDPRFIMNRISSAIIRKDTNSINALDVLRSLKEGLDDHPSITKEDKERYLSFISVARKEYDEIAKNEVQKAFVYSYEESAKTLMDNYLDNVEAYCNKTKIKDPLTGEEMPPDEKLMRSIEEQIGVSENAKRGFREEILIRISAYARKGKRFDYQSHERLREAIQKKLFADLKDVVKITTSTKTPDEQQLKKINEVIATLIDEYGYDSTSANELLRYVGSLLNR